Proteins encoded in a region of the Acidobacteriota bacterium genome:
- a CDS encoding AtpZ/AtpI family protein: MKPEKPEQSKLTLAMMIGSVMSSNIIGGIIVGHVLDKWLGTSPWLIITGIVLGTIGALVGLQRITSRLNEK, translated from the coding sequence ATGAAACCTGAAAAACCTGAACAATCAAAACTGACTTTGGCGATGATGATCGGCAGCGTAATGTCGTCCAACATTATCGGAGGAATTATTGTCGGCCACGTCTTGGACAAGTGGCTGGGAACAAGCCCGTGGCTGATTATCACCGGAATTGTCCTGGGAACGATTGGCGCGCTGGTCGGGCTGCAGCGAATCACGTCTCGTCTGAACGAAAAGTAA